The genomic stretch GGTATAAATCGACATCTTTCTGGgccaaaataaattaaaatattatatgcTTGAATGTAATCATTTTACTatatttttacattttaattatatttagtaAGTTTTATATGAGAAGTACAactgtttttttaaaaaatataaatattaaaaatttcgaTATTTATGTTTATATATGTAACTACGTATTTcgtttttttaaaaaatatctaaaatatatataaaataaacaaaaaatgaatGAAACATATAAgataaaaaggaaaataaattttgaagtaaataaaatatacgttaagttaaaaatttgttaGTTAGTAGTGGGTTAATTTGTAAGGAAAGAAAAGTAAGGtgatagaaaaaaaatgcctattaagaaaaaataatatgagtctttaattaatgtaGGTAGgtaaaagtaaaatacGTTATACGATATGAAGTGGTGAGCTTGCTCAGATAAAATGAACAAGCTTAGATTGATAAAGTTGGAAAGTAGACAAAAAGTTATGGATAATAAAGTGAGAGATTTCAAAGAAAGTTACTTGattcttgataatttataattcgTAATTTGTGAGGGGTTTGgaaatgaaatataataatatatatataaaaaaaataatgatatatgGAAATTATGGTATGCGTTTATAATGCagaaaaaatgaataaattatttgttgcAGCCAAAGCAATACTATTTTCTCTTGGATGCCAAGAGAAATGTAAaatagattttttaaaatcgATATCATCACCCCAATCCTTAATCTTATTTGATCTTTGATTCATCGAACCGATTCTTTTGCTCTTAAAGGCCGCTTTATCGGCTTGTAAAACAATTTCATTAgtgaataaattatttgatttatcagttgaatttgaatcaatATCATTCATTTCGTAATCCATATCATCAGGGTTTGAGTTATTGTTTCggctattattattattagaatgtgaattattattatgcgAATGCGAGTGTTGTGAATGAGAATgcgaagaagaagaagaagatgaagattgTTTATGCCTACTTGAAGTTGAAGTTGAGTTGAAATCTTTTACAATTGTTGGAATAGTATcatcaattgaattatttattacatTTGGATATAtcataaaattattattataagaaCCTGTCATCAAACTTTTTGAATCACCTGAGAAttctatttcaaatttatcaaaaatagCATCATTTTCATAAGTATCACTCaatctttcttttaattgatcaTGGATGTTGATTGTTTTAATAGGTTTACTATCCATATTAATATCCCAAATTTTAACAGTCAAGTAATCTCTTGAAGCAATATATCTACCATTTGGACTAAATTTCACATCAGATATGGAGGAAGTAATTTCtgtgaaaaaattatgattatttggatctaaaaattcttcaaaaattttcGGTTTATAATCACAAAGAGCATTTGTTCTCATATCACATAACCTAATAGTACcttttgaagaagaatacatgaataaattacaaaattgtGGATGGAAGTCTGCACATGTAATGACTTCAGTTAATTCTTCCATATTTGTTGGTTTAATATCAACGATATTAAAACTTTGATCAggtatatttaaattccaAAGATTAATTCTTAAATCATCGGCAGATATAAAAGTTTCTTGATCTGAATTAGGTGAGATGGAATTAATATGATAAGTATGAGcatttgaatatattttttttggctGAGCAGctattattttatcatgTTGTGATAATTTAGGCAAGgttaaatctttaattgttttcCATTTATTACGATTAGTACTACTAGTGTCGTCTAAAGtatgattatttgaagatactaattttatatttttttcataaatttTCCATAATTTGATTGTCTTATCGTTTGTTGATAAAAGGAAATGAGATTTCTGAGTTGGTTTTAACCatttaatttgattaattttttcttcgaTTTCTaaagatttcaaataatcgAATTCTGCATCATGAGATTGGAATTCTGTCAAGAATCTATATTCACAATGTTTggattcattatttttttcaaataaaacgACTCTACCACCTCTATCACCAGTGGCAAGATAATCACCCGAATTATCAAACTCTACTGCTGTAATGATATCTGCTTCTGTAACAACAATATCCGCTTTATCACCAAAACATTGACTGAACTTGAAATCGAAATCTTCTTCGTCTGTATTTCCTTGTATATGTTTGTTATGATGGttaccaccaccaccaccactATTACTGCCGTTACTACTATTGTTATTGTGCTGACCCATTTGTCTTGTTATCTTGGATGGCTTGTATTTCTTatattgtaaaataaaGGTTGAATGTGTAAGAGaagttttttaaaaaaaaggaagtaaaggttttaataattgataaatgaAGTTGCACCTATCTGCGTCGTCTGTCTTTTAGATCTGTCTGTGtgtttattatctttttttatattctttttcctttgttttttttttttttttttgtcttttactctaataatttattctaTGATAAAGTTAAAACTTGgctaattttttatttttttttcttttttcgAACTTTAATATGATTTCAAAGGGAATAGAAAAAGGGTATATATCTcattcaaatgaaattcGAAAAATcgataaaatttaaaaaaaaaaaaatatttaaaagttaAGGAAAGGattatagaaataaaaagcaataaaaaaaaaaggtaaaattgaatagtcttttttttttaaatatttttttaagggAGCGTGTGAAGGGAACGTGAaggggaaaaaaaaatgaagagGAGAAGAACTATACGCTGgtttttgaaaagaaaaaaaagggtAATCTGAAACAACAAATATGGGACGTGCCAATTGAGTTGTAAAGCAAAATCTTATCTAATCTTTGTAAcgtaaatcaattaatctGCTTATACACTATACTTCG from Henningerozyma blattae CBS 6284 chromosome 4, complete genome encodes the following:
- the CDC55 gene encoding protein phosphatase 2A regulatory subunit CDC55 (similar to Saccharomyces cerevisiae CDC55 (YGL190C); ancestral locus Anc_8.150); amino-acid sequence: MGQHNNNSSNGSNSGGGGGNHHNKHIQGNTDEEDFDFKFSQCFGDKADIVVTEADIITAVEFDNSGDYLATGDRGGRVVLFEKNNESKHCEYRFLTEFQSHDAEFDYLKSLEIEEKINQIKWLKPTQKSHFLLSTNDKTIKLWKIYEKNIKLVSSNNHTLDDTSSTNRNKWKTIKDLTLPKLSQHDKIIAAQPKKIYSNAHTYHINSISPNSDQETFISADDLRINLWNLNIPDQSFNIVDIKPTNMEELTEVITCADFHPQFCNLFMYSSSKGTIRLCDMRTNALCDYKPKIFEEFLDPNNHNFFTEITSSISDVKFSPNGRYIASRDYLTVKIWDINMDSKPIKTINIHDQLKERLSDTYENDAIFDKFEIEFSGDSKSLMTGSYNNNFMIYPNVINNSIDDTIPTIVKDFNSTSTSSRHKQSSSSSSSSHSHSQHSHSHNNNSHSNNNNSRNNNSNPDDMDYEMNDIDSNSTDKSNNLFTNEIVLQADKAAFKSKRIGSMNQRSNKIKDWGDDIDFKKSILHFSWHPRENSIALAATNNLFIFSAL